AATGGCCAGATTGTTCTCAAACTCAATCCATTTTTTTCCGTTTGATATTCAATCTCGATTTTCAGCTCTTGTCGAGTCGCATGCCTTAGCTCAGAGAGGTCCTCATTGGAAAAACGCTCGGATGCAGGCGGTCCTACACGCAGTGGCAGCTCACTAGCACTTAAAACTGTCTCTTTAGGTAATACTGCTGAAATTTTAGCTAATGCTTCATCCGCCGATTTTGATAACGAACGGTCTCCATAAGTCGATACCCATCGTATACCAAGCATCATGGCTTCAACCTCATCGCGTGAAAGCATAAGTGGCGGAAGAAAATAACCGGGCTTTAACACATACCCTAGCCCCGGTTCACCCTGAATATCTGCGCCTTGCGACTGTAATGTTGCTATATCACGGTACAAAGTACGAATACTAATGTTCAGTTTCTCGGCTAACACTTGTCCTTTTACAGGATGTTTATACCCACGAAGAATTTGTAGCAAGTTAAGAAGTCGTTCAGAGCGCATACTTAATAAAACCCTACTGCCATTTTCTGACAGTATAGTGCGTTAAGATTTCTCCACAACACTGGTAAACGAACTTTTAAGTGAGGTCGATTTTGCTAACACCGAATCTATTGACACTATATGTTGAAAACATTGAAGTAAGCACTATTTTCTATCAAAAGTTACTTGATAAGCCACCTGTAGCAACCTTCCCTAACTATGTTTCTTTTGAATTTGAAAATGGGCTTTATCTTAGCCTTTGGTCAAGAAACGCAAAGGATTTTGTCTCAGATGGGACAGGACACCGTTTTGAGCTTTCTTTTATGGTTGAAGATAGTAAATCTGTCATTTCAATATACGAGCGATGGCGAGAGGATTCCGTTCATATAGAGCAACATCCGAAAGAAGCGATATTTGGAATGACGTTTGTCGCAACGGATCCAGATGGTCACCGTATTCGTGTCTGCATTCCAGATTCATAACCCTCAATGAAAACCTTAGTTTGACAGAAAGTAAGTTATTGAAAATCAATAAATTATAAGGCTTGAGAAAACGCTTAAAACTATCCCTAGCCTTAAACGTCGTGTTTGTGTAACCCCCGTATGCGTTACCTATTTGGTAGTTATAAACCTGGCACTTTACTTCCTAGCGTTAGGTGAAAGATACGCGATTGAGAAAACCTATGACATTTTATCCATCTATAAAAATAAGCCGTAAAGTTTGGTATCTCCCTTCTCTCAACTTAGGTTTGAGAGCAACTAGCGCCATCATTTTATTTCTCGCTTTAGGCATCTTATTCAACCACGTCAGCATTACGATAGTAGCGCTAACCACGTTACCTTCCGCACTCATTAGCGGTTTAGACTCTGCAGGACCTAGGCGTTGGAGTCGATTTGCCGTCACTTCAGCGACGTGGACTATCACTCTTGTTATCACATATGCACTGCTCACTAGCGGTGTGCCGCTATGGCTTACCTACGGCACACTAGCGTTTGTTTTAGCTAGCTCTGCTGTAAACGGCCCTTTTTGGGGGAGGCTAGGTATGTCGAGCATTCTTATCGCTATTATGTGTCTGTCTCTTTACCACTCTCATGCCCCAATTCACTTGTACCCTTTACTAGTTTTAGGCCCACTCATTTTTGCACTCTTTAGCTGGATGTGGTTTGAAGTATGGAAGCACTACGCTTTACGTGTCTCTCTGTCTGCCATATTCGAAACATTAGTCAAATATGTTATGCAGCAACAGGCCTTCTTACTTGGAGAGCTAAACGACAAATCTAGGCTTCAAACGAAACACAGGTTGATTGAGCTCTTTCAGCAGGCGCTACAGTCAGAGTCATTTTTAGGCAAACGAAAAGACGCTCAATCATTGAAGCAAGCACTATTCTTGGCTCTAGATATCTTTGAGCTTCTCTTGTGCAGCCACACTAGTAATCCTGCCCTGCTAACGCAAATCCAGAACGCCCCTCTTAAACAAGCTCTACTGCAAAGCTGGAGCCAACAGTGCCAACAAATATTGAGCAACAAGTCTACGTATCTATTATTCAACCAACAATATGAAAAGACCGAATTAGGCGGGCTTGAACAAAGAGCAAAAGATTTGATCGAATCTGTGAGGCTCAAAGATCAGCCAAGGTTTCAATATTGGGAAAATGCGATGATGCGCCTATCTCAACGAATTGACCGTAACGAACCTGTCTACGAACGTCCACTCGATGTACAGCCCTTTGAGCTTTCATTACGCTGGCCGACAAAAAACAGTCCTGTATGGGGAAGCTCTGCCCGAATTGGAGTGATGTTTGCAGTTGGCGTGGGCATATCCCACTACTTCGCTCTCATAAAGCCGACTTGGGTACTCATTTCTATGTTGATGGTCATTCAACCAAGCTTTTTGGCTACTAGGAGTAAGATATGGCAAAGGTGTCTAGGAACAGCCTTTGGCGTACTGATCGCATCTGTTTTGCTCCAATTAGGTCTACCAGCATCCGTCATATTAGCGCTGGTTGCGATTCTTCTTCCTTTGGCCATGCTCAACCTTATGCACAATTATTCGGTTGCCATTGGCTGCATTACATTATTAGTCATACTAGTGTCCCCCTTATTGGCGCATCAGGGGATTAACTATTCCGAGCCTCGTTTAATTGACAACCTTATTGGTGCAGCAATCGTGATGCTCGGCCATATCATGCTCTGGCCGAGATGGAGAGGAAAAGAGATTCATTCACACGCATTGGCCGCACTTGGAGCTTCTAAAGATCTGTTTTTGTACTGTAATCAGCAATTTCAAATTGCTCCAGAGCATAGAGATACACTCTCTTTACTTAAGAGGCGTGCGGCAATGCTATCGGCAGAACATGCCCTTGAACTAATTTATAGCGAAATGCAACAAGAGCCGCTACACACACGAGCCGACCCTCAATTTTATGAAGACATGCTAAGCGACTACCGTCTCTTGAATCACTATATTTGCCTTCTATTGCCACTTGTTAGGACTGATGTTTATTCCACAATCTCAGAACAAACTGACGAGTTCATTGGCAATACACTGGATGCCTTAATCAATTCAATTCGTGATAGTCGACTTCATGAACTACCAATGCTTAGCACCAACCTGAAAGGTTCATACCAACCTTCTAACACTGATCTTCGAGCTCGTGCTATTGAAGAAATTCAATGGCTCGCACTTATGACGGTAAAACAAATGCATGATTCAGTCAGGAAAAGAATAAGTACAACTTAAGTGTTAGGTAAGTTCCTGAGTAGGCTCTATTACAGAGCCATTGTAAATCTGCGTCCGAAACCTCTACAGCTATAACGCGAGGGGAGTAACCAGTTAGTTCTGTGAGATGGTTTGTGGCCTTGTTCGGATTATTTCAATTTGGCCAAAATCATCTCTGTTTGTTTTTATCATCCTAAGATACTAAACAAGAATGGGGCATAAGTTAGGTAGACTAGTCACTTGCTCTCATATGTTTTTAGGGAGCAGATCAGGCTTCCAATTTATTCATTATTGATACTTGCGTTTCTTCACTCAGCCAACTCTCAAACTTGCTAGCCACTTGCTGAGTATGCTCCTGTTGGTGATGGTTTTCTAAGCTGGCTTTATCTGACCACTCTTCATATAAATCGCCCATATTTTGGAATAAGCTCTAGTTTAACTTTTGGCTAGCTCATCGAAGTACTGCTCTAGACAGCATTTTCCATAGCTCGGTGCTATAGCATCTCCGCCCAGCATGGTTAAGAAAAACTCAGCAGGTCCTCCCCACTTTTCTGGTAAGCGTTTCGCGATTCCTAAAGACAGGACGCGTAAGTTGTCTGGGATATGGGTAATTTTTGCCGGCTTATTAAGCGATTGAAACGCTATATTGGCGATATCATCTAACGAATAAACTTTAGGGCCGCCAATAGACCGTTCTGTTTCATTACTTGATATTGAATCCAAGCAAAACTCAGCTAAGTCTTCTCCGTGTATTGGGTTTATCTGGATTTTTCCAGTCCCAAAAGTGTATACCCGCCCCGCCTTTGCCATTTTAAAAATCTCAGCGATATCAGAAAAAAAACCATTCGGCCGAATGACACATGGAGAAAGTTCACGAGTATTTAATAATTGAACTGCGAAGCGCTCTTTCGCTTTTAAAAGACGTACATCAGGGTAGTTTTGAGCATTAAACGCAGAAATGTAGATAAACTTCTTTACACCAGCGCGTTTGGCTTCTTCTAGCAAGTTTAGATTGCCTTGATAATCAACGCCTTCATAACTAAAGCCATCTTTTTGTCTAGTGATGCCTAAACTTGAAATCACGACATCAATGCCATCACAAACTTCGGACAGCTCCTCTCGATTCGTAACCTGCGCTTGTATTATTTGCGACTCTGACAAGCCCAAAGAACGAAGCTTTTTATCATTCCTAGCTAGAGCACAAAAACTCATCTTTTTGTCCAGCATCTTCTTCAGAATGTGGCGACCTAAGTAACCCGTCGAGCCTGCAACTAAAACTTTTGAAGAATCAAACATATAAGCCCCTTAGATTTGGCGTAAAAGCCCACTTGGCAATCAAACCCTTCAACATACTCAAACAAACAACTTACGTAGAGATATAGAACGTTCGTGCTATATGTTACCCGCCTAACTACGCAAAGTCGAAGTCTTCATCGGTTGCAATCAAATCGACTGGCTAACCTCTAAGGTTATAAACCAGAACAATTCATAATCAAAAATAAATGAAATCACCCCATAATTCACTTATCGATTAATTACCAGAAATAGATATAACACAATTAATAGAAATAAATTATAAAAATAATAAAGCTAACAGGATTAATAAAATTCCGGCATGAAGTTTGTCCCATTTATGAATTCTTAAATTTCACCCGCGCCAAAGTAGCTAATTTATTTGTGATAAAACGTACAAATAACTCTACAAATAAAAATTAAAACTATCAGTAAAGAACCAAAAAACAGTTATTCAGAATAAATAACCATAAATGTTAATTAGGTGTATTGAATAATGAAAATAGAATGTTAACATCATTGTTGTTCAGAATTTATACCAAAAGAGTGAGAATATTTTCCATTAATCTCTAATTGATCATCAAATATATTGGGTGGTAGTTAGATTTATTAATGCTAATAAATAGTAAACCATACAAAATCTTAACCGTTTAAAACATAGAATATAAGGACATATAAATGAAATTAGCTGGATTAGCTCTATCTATTGCCGCATGTACACTTTCAACGTCAGCACTATCACAACAACTTGGTTGGTCAACCCAAACAATTCCAGGTGAAGTGGCGGATCTAGGTATTCAAACTGATGGACTAAACAACGCATATATAGCTTATTCACTATATGATGGTAGCTTCCCAAGAAATGTAAAAGTTATTAAGTTAGATTCCGAAACGAATACCGTTTCAGACAACCTAGATAGCCAAGATGTTATTTCAGGGTCAAACATTGAAATCGCAGTAGATAAAAATGATCAGACTGTATACGTATTTGTATCCAAAAGAGATGACCAAGACAATATAGTTGGAGAAATCTGGGCACTGAAACAAGGAGGATCTTGGACGCTTATTTCTTCGAATGCCAACATCGCGATGATAGATACAAGCTACAGTAGTGCAATATCAGTAGCGCCTAATGGTGAAGTGTATGTTGTCTATCAAACATCAAAGGTTGGAGTCGTAGACAATGACTTTCTTAAAGTGAAAAAGTATTCTCCGAAGACAGGCACATGGACAGATTTAGACAGTACAGGTTTATTGCCACTGCCACCTGAAGGTGAACAACTACTCATTCGACATCTAAAAATTAACTTTAAAGGCAACACTCCCTATATTTCGTTTGTCGAGGCTGCCTCAGTGTTATCTCAGGTCGTCGTTTCCCACATAGATCTAGAAACTGAAAAAGGAGTCACTGACTTTGAAGGCGGTGAACTCGGCGCAGTAGCCTTCCCTGATCTTCTGCTTGGTGACAATGACGATATGAAATTGACATTTATCCAAAACTCCGGTCAATACTGGAGACCGGCTGAGTATGCGATCAGCGATGGCGTCTATCAACAGCTATATTACGGCTCCGACCATGCCGGTTATTTTATGAGTGCTGTACAAACGTCTGATCACAACACCTCGGTTATTACGTTCCGTGATGACACGAATAACTACAAGCCAACATTGATCGAATTGAGTAGTGATGGCGTAGAGTTGGGTAAAAAGGTGTTCCAATACGATACTGTTTACAACGTATCAGCAATGAGTAAAGACAATATTATATTCAACGCCTTTAGCACTCACGAAAATAGCGGTAGTTTAGACCTAGTAGTTAAATACAAGCATATAAAGTAAACCTATACGAGGGTGCATAAAGCACCCTCACATTGCTATACCTATCCCTGCCCATACCTCCAAAAAAAGACATTCGATACAAAGCTCTGTAGTATAGATTTTATCCAACAAAATCAGCAGGTAATTGGCCATGAACGAAGTACAGAAGAAATTCCTCGACAAATATTTAAACAGCTTAACCATAGAGCAGAGGCAAAAACATACTCACTTTTGCGCTGACTATTTTTGTGCAGACGAAATAAACGCGAACCTTTGTGCCAATTTAGTATTAGCTGGCAAGAAAACCGCGACTTGCAGTATGAAATACTGGTACGAAAAGGAGCCTGAAGCAATGCCACAAGTTGGAAGCCTAACTGTGGTAACAGACTGGAATGGAAATCCGACGTCCATAATAGAAATAACTGAAGTCACGGAGTCCAAGTTTTCAGACGTTACCGCTGAGTTTGCAGCTTCTGAAGGCGAAGGTGATCGCTCATTGGAGTGGTGGCGGAAATCTCATTGGGATTTCTTTGCACAAGAGTGTATGGAGCTTAACATTGAGCCTAGTGAAGACATGATGCTCGTTTTAGAACGATTCCACGTAGTTTACAGAACACAAATGTAGCGACTAAAAAATTTGTCCTCTGTTTATAGCTAAACTTATTTCCTAAGTGAGTGTGCATATATCCTGATTCTCACTAGGAGTTTAAGGAGCGAATTGGAATACTTCACCTCATTCATATATCACGCGCCTATTGCGAGTCAAAGCTGTCGGCGGTATGCATGAACAAGCCCGGACACTGCAGCTGAATTCTAAACTCTTCCTTTTCAACGGCCTCACTAACAGGTCGCCTTTCTCAGCTCTACATGTTAACCGCACTTCGGTTCTCATTCGGGCAATATCTTGCTCGCTGGGCAATTTCTTGCTCGATTCGAGCAACATTTTGCTCGGTCATTTTCCGACCACACTTCCAGCCTGATATTTATTTCCTTATTTTTCAATCTGTTACAAACTTATTCCTATATTCGTAACTTGGCACACCCCTTGCCTATAGAAAGCGTGCGATTTTGCGCAATTTGATACTCATATACTGATAAAAGGGATAATAATATGCCAACTCCTTGTTACATCTCTATCCAAGGCAAAACTCAAGGCAACATCACTGCAGGTGCATTCACGGCTGACTCAGTAGGCAATATCTATACCGAAGGTCACGAAGACGAAATGTTGGTTCAACAAGTTGACCACATCGTCACTGTTCCAACGGATCCACAATCTGGTCAACCTGCTGGCCAACGTGTTCACAAGCCATTCAAATTTGTGGTTGCTCTGAACAAATCTGTGCCACTGATGTACAACGCACTGGCGTCTGGTGAATCACTACCAACGGTTGAACTAAAATGGTACCGCACGTCGGTTGAAGGCAAGCAAGAGTCGTTCTTCACAACGAAACTGACTGACGCAACTATCGTGAACATCGATCTACAAATGCCTCACTGCCAAGATCCAAACAGCTCAGACTTCACTCAACTTGTTGAAGTATCAATGGGCTACCGCAAAATCGATTGGAGCCACACCATCTCTGGCACATCGGGTGCAGACGACTGGCGCACTCCTGTTGAGGCGTAATCCTTAACGATACTCTGACAGAGGCTGATGGCGCTTTCGATACACTCTCGGCGCCATCGACCACCTATGCCTTTTTTTGCATAACAAGAGCAGAAAAGCACAAGAATAAAAATAGCTAAAACAATAACAGCAGTAAGAGACGTCAATCATGGCAACCCAGTTACAGATGACCTTCACCGTAGAAGGACTCGATGCATCGACCTTTGTGGTCACCGAGTTTCAGGGCTCCGATACGCTGTCGCAACCTTTTACCTTTGCGATAGATCTCGCGAGCTCGAATGCTTCTATCAGTCCCGAGAACGTCGTTGACCATAACGCCACCTTAAGCCTCTATCAGGACGGCGAAGCCGCCCAACAGTGGCAAGGCATTGTCAGCCGTTTCTCCCAAGGGGACACTGGACACCAGCACACCTTCTATCAAGTAGAAATGGTGCCGCCATTGATGCGCTTGTCTCTGCGTCACAACAGCCGAATTTTTCAATCGCAAACCGTCCCTGACATCATCTCCATCTTGATTCAAGAGATGAACATTCAGGACTTTGCCTTTGCCCTCGCCCGCGAATACCCAAAACGAGAGTATTGCGTGCAATACCGCGAAACGGATTTAGCATTCATTCAGCGTATCGCCGCTGAAGAAGGCATCTTGTACTACTTCAGCCACGACAATAATAAAAACACCGTCGTGTTCGCTGACGACACTAAGCCGTTGGCATCATTGCCCGAACCTGTGCCCTATAATGGGACGGGCGCTGGCATCAGCGCGGTACCATTTATTCGTCAATTTAAACGCCATAGCGCCGTTCGCCCTGCCTCTGTGCAACTCAAAGACCGCTATTTTAAGAAACCGGCGTACAGCTTTTTGCAAACGCAACAAGCGCCGAACTTGACCTACCAGCACGATAATTATGAGCACTACGATTATCCGGGCCGCTATAAAGACGACGAAAGCGGCAAGCCCTTTGCGCAAGTTCGCCTTGAATCTTTGCGCCGCGATGCGCAAACCGCACAAGGAAAAAGCAACGTTGCCGCACTGCTCACGGGTGAAAAGTTTACCCTGCAAGAGCACAACGATGATAACTGCAACCGCGATTGGCTGGTGATTGAACTGCAGCATCATGGCAAACAGCCACAAGCATTAGAAGCTGCAGGAAGTCATGGCGCAACGACTTACCACAACGAGTTCACCGTTATTGCGGGCAACTTACCTTGGCGCGCGCCGATGGACGTAAAACCTCGTGTTGATGGCCCACAGATTGCCACCATCGTTGGCCCCAAAGATGAAGAAATCTACTGCGATGAATATGGCCGAGTAAAAGTGCAATTCCCTTGGGATCGCTACAGCAACAGCGATGACAAAGCCAGCTGCTGGGTACGCGTGGCACAAGGTTGGGCAGGCAGCCAATACGGCATGTTAGCAGTGCCGCGCATTGGTCACGAAGTGATCGTCAGCTTTTTAGAAGGCGACCCAGACCAACCGATCATCACAGGCCGCACATTTAATGCGCTCAACCCAACGCCATACAAACTGCCCGATTACAAAACTCGCACCGTGCTGCGCACTGAAACTCACCAAGGTGAAGGCTACAACGAGCTGCATTTTGAAGATCAAAAAGACAAGCAGCAAATTTACGTTCATGCGCAAAAAGACATGAACTTGCAGGTCAATAACGACCGCACCGATGAAGTCGACCACGATTGGCATCAAACTGTCGCCAATGAGCGCTTTAGCCACGTGAAAGTCAACGACCATCTGACTGTCGATGGCGAATCTCGTCAGCACACCAAAGGCAACCACACGTTGATCACCGATGCCACGCTAAACATGAAGCAAGCGCAAAGCCTACTCGTCGATACCGGCCAAGAAGTGCACGTGAAGTCTGGTGGCAAACTGGTGCTGGACGCAGGCTCTGCCCTCACCCTCAAAGCGGGTGAAAACTTCATCAAGATCAACGCATCCGGCGTCACAATCGTGGGTAAATCCATCGACTTAAACTCCGGCGGAAAAGCAGGCAAAGGCAGCGATTACGCAGGTGTCGAGCCACTACTTCCGGGTGGATTAGAGCCGCCGAAGGCATTGGATAAAAGCACTCCTTTCGTCAGTGACCCAACAGAAACGCTTAAAGTCGCAGCCAAACTCAATTCAGCCGCAGTAGGTATCTGCCTAAAACGTGAAGGTCAAACTGGATGCGAATTGTGTAAAGGAGATGGCTCATGTCAATAACATCAAACGCAAACCATTATTGGTTATTGATTGACACACCAGAAAGTCAAACAGCCGTCGATTACCCTGATGACCACTCGTTTGAACACTTTTGGTGGTATAAAGATACCCCACTTGAGGGCTCTTTGAGCGCCTCTCCACTTTGGTTTCAAGTTTCAGAGGCACAGCTCGACGAAGCCTTAGAACAATTTCCTAAAGCGATTGTATTCCAAACTCAAGCCGATAACGTGGCGTTTATTGAACATATCAAGAGTGTCACTTTGATGCTGAGCCCAACCCATAAGCCCTACGTAGTGCGTTTCTACGCCCCTACCTATTTAGAGCATTGGCTTAGTGAACTACCTCAAGAGCATCAAGCATTATTGCTTGGGCCAATTAGTCTTATTCAATGGCGTGATGGCGATATCGAACATGAGCTTACCAACAATAGCCCATCCGTGTCACACCAAGAAAGAAAGACACCGTGGTTCCAGCTGAGTGAAGCTGAATGGGACTTATTGAAAGTAGCGTATAAGAAACAAAGTTAACCGTTATGAGTGAAGTTTTAAATTTAGATAACACTGACATCATGCAATGCAAGAGCTTTGAAAGTGACGGCATTGCATCCTCTCCATGCGAAGCAAAAGAATACGCTGATGTCCTTTATTTGCCGCAAAGACAGGCTTGGTACTACATTTCCCAGCAAGATGCTCAAGACCTAACGAAAACCGCAAATGAGCTGGATGCGAAAGTGCAGCCCTTGGTGGCTAAGCTTTATGATGGTAAGAACCTAACTGAAATTAAGGATGTTCAACAAGCGGTTCTAAAAGACTTAAACCATGTAGGCATGTTAGAAAATTATAAAGTCCGCTCACATACCTATTTTCTCACCGATGTAGAAGACAAAAAAAGCTATGTGCAATATCTCTACACTAAGCAAATAGTACTGTCATACATCCGTTTTGTCGAAAGCGCATCAAAGATGCCAACTCTTGAAGCTATGGATGATGTAAGTGCTACCGAACTCACCTCTCTGAGTTCGGAGCTAGGTTTAACGGTATCCGATATAACTGAGGGTTCGGAAACTCAGAAAGTATTGAAAAGTATCCAACGTACTATATGCGAGAAAAACTCCACTCGCATAATAAATATAAACAAAAAGTATTTAATCGAGTACTTGGACTCCGTAGTGAATAAAACTCTGGACGTGAAGATTCAGTACTACGAGAAAAAAGCTGAAGAGCAAGCGAAATCAGAAGGCTTTAGTTGGTACAAGAGCCTTTCCAAACACAACTATCGGTTTGTGAAGAATAGCCAAACACATATTGAAGACTACTACAGCAAATACACTCGCCTACTCAAAGATTTCAAACAAATCTATCAAACTGACGACCCAATGTTTGCTCTCGAAGGCGAGTTTCAACAATTCCAACAAGGCCAACGTATCGGTGTCATTGCAGCGAACGTGTTCAACCTGTTCGCGAAACTTAACGACAATGGGGTAGTCGTTCCTGAGCAGTTGTTGTCTAAATCTCAGCTATTTGCCAAGGATAAGGACACGGAAAAAGATTACCAGCAAAAGCTTAAAGCGTTAAAACAGTCCAAGTCGAGCGATAAAACTAACACCTTCGACGCCCTTAACAATCAGGGCTATAGCATCAAAGAGCGGATTGGCTCTTTAGACAACCTGAGATTTGATTCCACTACACCCAAAAAATTAAGTGAGCTTCAAACTAGTGGGAAGCCGGAATTAAGTACCATCAAATTCATTGAGTTCATCGAATCTATCGGTTTTTATCACTGTGTTGAATTTGAAAGTGTCTACAACAACGCAGTATCCAATGACATTAAAGATTACATTGACGACATCTTAGAATATCAAGCAAAGAGCCAAGGTTACGATCTGGGCGCACTGTATATTTTGATGGCAGTTCGTTATCAAATCGCCTATTTGAAACACATCGCTGAACACAATTTAAAGCAGAGCAAAATTGCGTTTTGTATGATGGAACAGCCTCAGTATTTACATAAACCG
This genomic stretch from Vibrio marisflavi CECT 7928 harbors:
- a CDS encoding SDR family oxidoreductase — protein: MFDSSKVLVAGSTGYLGRHILKKMLDKKMSFCALARNDKKLRSLGLSESQIIQAQVTNREELSEVCDGIDVVISSLGITRQKDGFSYEGVDYQGNLNLLEEAKRAGVKKFIYISAFNAQNYPDVRLLKAKERFAVQLLNTRELSPCVIRPNGFFSDIAEIFKMAKAGRVYTFGTGKIQINPIHGEDLAEFCLDSISSNETERSIGGPKVYSLDDIANIAFQSLNKPAKITHIPDNLRVLSLGIAKRLPEKWGGPAEFFLTMLGGDAIAPSYGKCCLEQYFDELAKS
- a CDS encoding type VI secretion system Vgr family protein; this translates as MATQLQMTFTVEGLDASTFVVTEFQGSDTLSQPFTFAIDLASSNASISPENVVDHNATLSLYQDGEAAQQWQGIVSRFSQGDTGHQHTFYQVEMVPPLMRLSLRHNSRIFQSQTVPDIISILIQEMNIQDFAFALAREYPKREYCVQYRETDLAFIQRIAAEEGILYYFSHDNNKNTVVFADDTKPLASLPEPVPYNGTGAGISAVPFIRQFKRHSAVRPASVQLKDRYFKKPAYSFLQTQQAPNLTYQHDNYEHYDYPGRYKDDESGKPFAQVRLESLRRDAQTAQGKSNVAALLTGEKFTLQEHNDDNCNRDWLVIELQHHGKQPQALEAAGSHGATTYHNEFTVIAGNLPWRAPMDVKPRVDGPQIATIVGPKDEEIYCDEYGRVKVQFPWDRYSNSDDKASCWVRVAQGWAGSQYGMLAVPRIGHEVIVSFLEGDPDQPIITGRTFNALNPTPYKLPDYKTRTVLRTETHQGEGYNELHFEDQKDKQQIYVHAQKDMNLQVNNDRTDEVDHDWHQTVANERFSHVKVNDHLTVDGESRQHTKGNHTLITDATLNMKQAQSLLVDTGQEVHVKSGGKLVLDAGSALTLKAGENFIKINASGVTIVGKSIDLNSGGKAGKGSDYAGVEPLLPGGLEPPKALDKSTPFVSDPTETLKVAAKLNSAAVGICLKREGQTGCELCKGDGSCQ
- a CDS encoding putative quinol monooxygenase, which translates into the protein MGDLYEEWSDKASLENHHQQEHTQQVASKFESWLSEETQVSIMNKLEA
- a CDS encoding FUSC family protein → MTFYPSIKISRKVWYLPSLNLGLRATSAIILFLALGILFNHVSITIVALTTLPSALISGLDSAGPRRWSRFAVTSATWTITLVITYALLTSGVPLWLTYGTLAFVLASSAVNGPFWGRLGMSSILIAIMCLSLYHSHAPIHLYPLLVLGPLIFALFSWMWFEVWKHYALRVSLSAIFETLVKYVMQQQAFLLGELNDKSRLQTKHRLIELFQQALQSESFLGKRKDAQSLKQALFLALDIFELLLCSHTSNPALLTQIQNAPLKQALLQSWSQQCQQILSNKSTYLLFNQQYEKTELGGLEQRAKDLIESVRLKDQPRFQYWENAMMRLSQRIDRNEPVYERPLDVQPFELSLRWPTKNSPVWGSSARIGVMFAVGVGISHYFALIKPTWVLISMLMVIQPSFLATRSKIWQRCLGTAFGVLIASVLLQLGLPASVILALVAILLPLAMLNLMHNYSVAIGCITLLVILVSPLLAHQGINYSEPRLIDNLIGAAIVMLGHIMLWPRWRGKEIHSHALAALGASKDLFLYCNQQFQIAPEHRDTLSLLKRRAAMLSAEHALELIYSEMQQEPLHTRADPQFYEDMLSDYRLLNHYICLLLPLVRTDVYSTISEQTDEFIGNTLDALINSIRDSRLHELPMLSTNLKGSYQPSNTDLRARAIEEIQWLALMTVKQMHDSVRKRISTT
- a CDS encoding helix-turn-helix transcriptional regulator, giving the protein MRSERLLNLLQILRGYKHPVKGQVLAEKLNISIRTLYRDIATLQSQGADIQGEPGLGYVLKPGYFLPPLMLSRDEVEAMMLGIRWVSTYGDRSLSKSADEALAKISAVLPKETVLSASELPLRVGPPASERFSNEDLSELRHATRQELKIEIEYQTEKNGLSLRTIWPFAIGYFSDRRILVGWCENSDKYCQFHTDKIIKTNVLSTTYPIRRSKLFWDWRSRKMNN
- a CDS encoding VOC family protein → MRSILLTPNLLTLYVENIEVSTIFYQKLLDKPPVATFPNYVSFEFENGLYLSLWSRNAKDFVSDGTGHRFELSFMVEDSKSVISIYERWREDSVHIEQHPKEAIFGMTFVATDPDGHRIRVCIPDS
- a CDS encoding ASCH domain-containing protein — its product is MNEVQKKFLDKYLNSLTIEQRQKHTHFCADYFCADEINANLCANLVLAGKKTATCSMKYWYEKEPEAMPQVGSLTVVTDWNGNPTSIIEITEVTESKFSDVTAEFAASEGEGDRSLEWWRKSHWDFFAQECMELNIEPSEDMMLVLERFHVVYRTQM
- a CDS encoding Hcp family type VI secretion system effector is translated as MPTPCYISIQGKTQGNITAGAFTADSVGNIYTEGHEDEMLVQQVDHIVTVPTDPQSGQPAGQRVHKPFKFVVALNKSVPLMYNALASGESLPTVELKWYRTSVEGKQESFFTTKLTDATIVNIDLQMPHCQDPNSSDFTQLVEVSMGYRKIDWSHTISGTSGADDWRTPVEA
- a CDS encoding DUF4123 domain-containing protein, whose translation is MSITSNANHYWLLIDTPESQTAVDYPDDHSFEHFWWYKDTPLEGSLSASPLWFQVSEAQLDEALEQFPKAIVFQTQADNVAFIEHIKSVTLMLSPTHKPYVVRFYAPTYLEHWLSELPQEHQALLLGPISLIQWRDGDIEHELTNNSPSVSHQERKTPWFQLSEAEWDLLKVAYKKQS